One genomic region from Leptolyngbyaceae cyanobacterium JSC-12 encodes:
- a CDS encoding Sugar-specific transcriptional regulator TrmB (IMG reference gene:2510097321~PFAM: Sugar-specific transcriptional regulator TrmB) has product MALIDAWQAGRQQRQQEIAQRQQAVQQILSEFGVARQQAALQLRSDLGAFREGLIQQEQRRRADFCELAAELQLFRDALRANVRSLREAMQVDIATRQVDVQSFLSACQEQRLQVNAETRAELAAFMAALRSEVDGYLAELEILRHERAIQLQQNLQQSRTVREAEVQSLFERFATFRAKRREFRRSLSESVWGIPPSVEFTKSHPQLLPLGVPKPVSAQTSASQSATKPASAKPTMAKLSSKSPQTKRPVGKTTAPKGTPKVTANLSTAAKTVPVAKVSLAQPASPTVETQSNDVAFEKEVYAFLHQNQGARLTQIESSLKINRFQAVDALRSLIKKGLITQRDRVYLTQAAAQS; this is encoded by the coding sequence ATGGCTTTAATTGATGCTTGGCAGGCAGGTAGACAACAGCGGCAACAAGAGATTGCTCAAAGACAACAAGCAGTCCAGCAGATTTTGTCTGAGTTTGGGGTAGCTCGGCAGCAGGCAGCATTGCAGCTACGGTCTGATCTCGGTGCATTTCGTGAAGGCTTGATTCAGCAAGAGCAGCGACGTCGGGCTGATTTTTGTGAGTTGGCAGCGGAACTGCAATTATTTCGTGATGCATTGCGGGCAAATGTACGATCGCTGCGTGAAGCGATGCAAGTTGACATTGCCACTCGCCAGGTTGATGTTCAATCCTTTTTATCAGCTTGCCAGGAGCAGCGATTGCAGGTTAACGCGGAAACTCGGGCAGAGCTTGCAGCTTTTATGGCAGCCTTGAGGTCTGAGGTTGACGGATATCTAGCTGAGCTAGAGATTCTCCGTCACGAGCGGGCAATCCAGCTACAACAGAACTTACAGCAGAGTCGTACTGTGCGTGAAGCAGAGGTGCAAAGTTTATTTGAGCGCTTTGCAACATTTCGGGCAAAACGGCGCGAGTTTCGGCGATCGCTGAGTGAAAGCGTTTGGGGCATTCCTCCTTCAGTTGAGTTCACTAAGTCTCACCCTCAACTCCTGCCCTTGGGTGTACCTAAACCCGTTTCTGCACAAACATCGGCTTCTCAGTCAGCTACTAAGCCTGCTTCTGCCAAGCCCACCATGGCAAAGCTGTCATCCAAAAGCCCTCAGACCAAACGTCCGGTTGGCAAAACAACCGCTCCTAAAGGTACTCCCAAGGTAACAGCAAACCTATCGACGGCAGCCAAAACCGTTCCCGTTGCAAAAGTTAGCCTTGCCCAGCCTGCCTCACCTACGGTGGAAACTCAGAGCAATGATGTGGCATTTGAAAAAGAGGTTTACGCTTTTCTGCATCAAAACCAGGGTGCCCGCCTCACCCAAATCGAGTCATCGCTAAAAATCAATCGGTTCCAGGCAGTGGATGCGCTGCGATCGCTAATCAAAAAAGGATTAATTACTCAGCGCGATCGTGTGTACTTAACACAAGCAGCAGCTCAGAGCTAG
- a CDS encoding ABC-type polysaccharide/polyol phosphate transport system, ATPase component (IMG reference gene:2510097318~PFAM: ABC transporter): MDEVVVSLSNVSKCFKRYAHPAERLKETFLPGKSRAEAFWALQNISLQMQKGETVGILGRNGSGKSTLLQIIAGTLTPTSGNVRVQGRVSALLELGSGFDPEFSGRQNVFFKGRILGLSQAEIARKFEQIAAFAEIGDFIDQPVKTYSSGMFVRLAFAVAIHVEPEILIVDEALAVGDIFFQQKCVRCLEELRASGVTIIFVSHDSQAVVKLCDRAFILQNGQLVDSGSPAAMVARYTEMYYEQSAPQRLQPRLIASQTSSTNNSLPNLNNSLPNLDASIPPLEGIPQGFVCEFADSHRYGELPGLIVGVAIADRNGNPKTTFQVGEEILLSVKVGEHSAEICPLNIGFQVKNRLGQVCIGTNTCLLATPPEPAHFSKPFICQFRFRLLIFPEKYTITIAIAEHQYAAQIVYDWIETAGIIDVVTDGYPTQTGLCFPDIQVNTI; encoded by the coding sequence ATGGATGAAGTAGTAGTTTCACTGAGCAATGTTTCAAAGTGCTTCAAACGCTATGCACATCCAGCAGAACGACTAAAGGAAACATTTTTGCCAGGAAAAAGTCGGGCTGAAGCGTTTTGGGCACTGCAAAACATTAGTTTGCAGATGCAGAAAGGGGAAACCGTTGGAATTTTGGGGCGAAATGGTTCTGGAAAAAGTACCCTACTGCAAATCATTGCTGGAACATTAACTCCTACGAGTGGAAATGTTCGGGTGCAGGGACGAGTATCAGCCTTGCTGGAGTTAGGAAGTGGATTTGATCCAGAATTTTCTGGTCGGCAAAATGTCTTTTTTAAGGGACGAATTTTAGGGTTAAGTCAGGCTGAAATTGCTCGAAAGTTTGAGCAAATCGCGGCATTTGCAGAGATTGGAGATTTTATCGATCAACCTGTTAAAACTTATTCCAGCGGCATGTTTGTGCGGTTAGCGTTTGCAGTAGCCATTCATGTTGAGCCAGAGATTTTGATTGTGGATGAAGCATTGGCAGTTGGGGATATCTTTTTTCAGCAAAAATGTGTTCGCTGCTTAGAAGAATTACGAGCAAGTGGAGTGACAATTATTTTTGTCAGCCATGATTCTCAAGCGGTTGTCAAGCTTTGCGATCGCGCTTTTATTCTGCAAAATGGGCAATTAGTTGATAGTGGCTCACCTGCGGCAATGGTTGCTAGGTACACTGAGATGTACTACGAACAATCTGCACCTCAACGATTACAGCCCAGGTTAATCGCTTCTCAAACGAGTTCTACAAACAACTCCTTACCAAATTTAAACAATTCCTTACCAAATTTAGATGCTTCTATTCCTCCTCTAGAAGGCATCCCTCAGGGTTTTGTTTGTGAGTTTGCAGATAGTCATCGCTATGGGGAACTTCCAGGATTAATTGTGGGAGTGGCGATCGCAGATAGGAATGGTAATCCAAAAACTACATTCCAGGTAGGTGAAGAAATTTTACTGTCGGTTAAAGTGGGCGAACATTCAGCCGAAATTTGTCCCTTGAATATTGGCTTCCAGGTGAAGAATCGATTGGGACAAGTTTGTATTGGTACGAATACTTGTTTGTTAGCAACCCCCCCGGAGCCAGCCCACTTTAGTAAACCCTTTATCTGTCAATTCCGATTTCGCTTACTCATTTTTCCAGAGAAATACACGATTACGATTGCGATCGCAGAACATCAATATGCTGCACAGATTGTTTATGATTGGATCGAAACGGCGGGAATTATTGATGTTGTAACAGATGGGTACCCTACGCAAACAGGGCTTTGCTTCCCAGACATTCAAGTAAACACCATTTAA
- a CDS encoding Gas vesicle protein (IMG reference gene:2510097320~PFAM: Gas vesicle protein), giving the protein MAVEKVNSSSSLAEVVDRILDKGIVVDAWVRVSLVGIELLAIEARVVIASVETYLKYAEAVGLTAQAAVPAA; this is encoded by the coding sequence ATGGCTGTTGAAAAAGTAAACTCTTCTTCGAGCTTGGCAGAAGTAGTTGATCGCATTTTAGACAAAGGAATTGTTGTAGATGCTTGGGTTCGTGTGTCGTTAGTAGGTATTGAGCTATTGGCGATCGAGGCTCGTGTTGTGATTGCATCGGTTGAAACCTACTTGAAGTATGCTGAGGCCGTTGGTTTGACTGCTCAAGCTGCGGTTCCTGCTGCGTAG
- a CDS encoding ABC-type polysaccharide/polyol phosphate export system, permease component (IMG reference gene:2510097319~PFAM: ABC-2 type transporter), with amino-acid sequence MSKSFRSIIRTFWKFSRWLPISSAGWTKLDLLKTLVQRDLEARYKGSILGNFWSLLNQLSQLLVYTYVFSVVLKVKLNLNGLPSNSFTFGLWLFAGLISWIAFTSGFTQAATSVVSQPNLVKKLVFPLTLLPLVPICSAFLESLFGLILLITFVAFTSQTVHSTVFLLPLIWMPQLLFTAGLGYLVAALTVFIRDIPQTIVILLNLWFYVTPIIYPSSAIPESFRFWVLWLNPLATLVETYRDLILIGEVRHLAEWGLFWGVAIAVFYGGLGIYRRLRSAFADVL; translated from the coding sequence TTGTCCAAATCTTTTCGTTCAATCATTCGAACATTCTGGAAATTTAGTCGTTGGTTGCCCATTAGTTCGGCTGGGTGGACAAAGCTCGATTTATTAAAGACATTGGTGCAGCGGGATTTAGAAGCTCGATACAAAGGCTCAATCTTGGGGAATTTCTGGTCGTTGTTGAATCAACTCTCGCAGCTATTGGTTTACACCTACGTATTCTCAGTTGTTCTCAAGGTTAAGCTCAATCTCAACGGTCTACCGTCCAATAGCTTTACTTTTGGGCTATGGCTATTTGCAGGGTTAATTTCCTGGATAGCTTTTACGAGCGGGTTTACTCAAGCTGCAACGTCTGTGGTTTCTCAGCCAAACCTGGTCAAAAAGCTGGTGTTTCCATTAACTTTGTTGCCGCTGGTGCCAATCTGTTCAGCGTTTCTAGAAAGTTTGTTTGGCTTGATTTTGCTGATTACCTTTGTCGCCTTTACGAGCCAAACAGTCCATAGTACGGTCTTTTTACTGCCACTTATCTGGATGCCACAGTTGTTGTTTACGGCAGGATTAGGATATTTGGTTGCTGCCCTCACAGTGTTTATTCGAGATATTCCTCAAACTATTGTTATTTTGCTGAATCTCTGGTTTTACGTTACCCCGATTATTTATCCAAGCTCTGCAATTCCTGAATCATTCCGTTTTTGGGTGCTCTGGCTAAATCCGTTGGCAACGCTAGTTGAGACGTATCGCGACCTGATTCTGATTGGAGAAGTGCGCCACTTAGCTGAGTGGGGATTGTTTTGGGGGGTAGCGATCGCTGTATTTTACGGAGGATTGGGAATCTACCGACGGTTACGCTCTGCGTTTGCAGATGTACTCTAG
- a CDS encoding dimethyladenosine transferase (rRNA methylation) (IMG reference gene:2510097317): MATNLSESELFNSPLACFQSEHYQRHNEKRLEHLASLNLPIADSTVLEVGAGIGDHTGFFLERNCQVVSVEARPENLAILRSRYPDLDVRFLDLDCPTFTFEKPFDIVYCYGLLYHLKEPATAIAYMAQHCSGFLLLETCVSFGTGDQINLCEEIKANPTQSFSGQGCRPTRSWVYNQLKHFFEHVYLPITQPDHEEFPIDWNTVPPENVPLTRSVFIASRYPLENPLLVEELLLQQKRLNASLSNTKSNTHIGM, encoded by the coding sequence ATGGCAACTAACTTGAGTGAATCCGAGCTATTTAATTCTCCCCTTGCCTGTTTTCAATCTGAGCATTATCAGCGACATAATGAGAAGCGACTGGAACATCTTGCTAGCTTAAATTTGCCAATAGCTGATTCTACTGTGCTGGAAGTAGGTGCAGGAATCGGTGACCATACAGGCTTTTTTTTAGAACGAAACTGCCAGGTCGTTAGTGTGGAAGCAAGACCTGAAAATCTGGCAATTCTTCGGTCTCGCTATCCAGATTTGGACGTGAGATTTTTGGATTTGGATTGCCCAACTTTCACATTTGAAAAACCTTTTGACATTGTGTACTGTTATGGTCTGTTGTATCACTTAAAAGAACCCGCCACCGCGATCGCCTACATGGCTCAACATTGCAGTGGCTTTTTGTTGTTAGAAACCTGCGTTTCATTTGGAACTGGCGATCAAATCAATCTCTGTGAAGAAATCAAAGCCAATCCGACCCAAAGTTTTTCAGGGCAAGGGTGTAGACCGACTCGTTCTTGGGTTTATAACCAACTTAAACATTTTTTTGAACATGTATATCTGCCTATCACCCAGCCTGATCATGAAGAATTCCCCATCGATTGGAACACTGTACCTCCAGAGAATGTGCCGTTGACACGATCTGTCTTTATCGCTTCACGTTACCCTCTCGAAAATCCCCTATTAGTAGAAGAACTCTTACTCCAACAAAAACGGCTGAATGCATCCCTATCGAATACAAAATCTAATACACACATCGGCATGTAA